A window from Salvia miltiorrhiza cultivar Shanhuang (shh) chromosome 2, IMPLAD_Smil_shh, whole genome shotgun sequence encodes these proteins:
- the LOC131012853 gene encoding succinate dehydrogenase [ubiquinone] iron-sulfur subunit 2, mitochondrial-like produces MNPDPFPSFLLHSLSLDSLFRSMATGLVRRAIAKIPALSPAARAVNYREHASEAAAQQLDQQAKPTSAPKIFQIYRWNPDTPQKPELQSYEIDLKECGPMVLDALIKIKNEVDPSLTFRRSCREGICGSCAMNIDGRNGLACLTKIASGGPTMVTPLPHMFVIKDLVVDMTNFYNQYKSIEPWLKRKSPPENPGKENLQSKEERKKLDGMYECILCACCSTSCPSYWWNPESYLGPAALLHANRWIMDSRDEYTKERLDAINDEFKLYRCHTILNCAKACPKGLNPGMQIQNIKRLERTN; encoded by the exons ATGAACCCAGACCCATTTCCGTCATTCCTTCTCCACTCCCTCTCTCTAGATTCTCTCTTCCGATCAATGGCGACTGGACTAGTCCGACGAGCGATAGCAAAGATTCCGGCGCTCTCACCGGCGGCCAGAGCTGTCAATTACAGGGAACACGCatcggaggcggcggcgcagcAGCTGGATCAGCAGGCGAAGCCGACCTCCGCCCCCAAAATCTTCCAGATCTACCGATGGAATCCGGATACGCCGCAGAAGCCGGAGCTCCAGAGCTACGAAATTGACCTCAAGGAGTGCGGCCCCATGGTCCTCGACGCCCTAATTAAGATTAAGAACGAAGTGGATCCAAGCCTAACCTTCCGCCGCTCCTGCCGCGAGGGGATCTGCGGGTCATGCGCGATGAACATCGACGGCCGGAACGGCCTCGCCTGCCTGACGAAGATAGCCTCCGGCGGGCCGACGATGGTCACGCCGCTGCCGCACATGTTCGTGATTAAGGATCTGGTGGTCGACATGACCAATTTCTACAACCAGTATAAGTCGATTGAGCCGTGGCTGAAGAGGAAGAGCCCGCCGGAGAATCCGGGGAAGGAGAATCTGCAGAGCAAGGAGGAGCGGAAGAAGCTCGATGGGATGTACGAGTGCATCCTGTGTGCCTGCTGTAGCACATCCTGCCCCAGCTACTGGTGGAATCCCGAGTCATACTTGGGCCCCGCCGCGCTTCTTCATGCCAACAG ATGGATTATGGACAGTCGAGATGAATACACGAAAGAGCGGCTGGATGCGATCAATGATGAATTCAAGCTGTATCGGTGCCATACAATCTTGAATTGTGCTAAAGCTTGCCCCAAGGGACTCAATCCTGGTATGCAAATCCAGAACATCAAGAGACTTGAACGCACAAATTAG